The region GGACATACTCGGCCATCACCTGGCCAAAGATGCCGACTGCACGGGTCAGGCGGTACTCACGTTGCAGGCCGTCAGCCAGCAGCGGCGTGATCCCGGCCCAGGTCGATTGCAGCCATTGCGGCTGATGGCCCTGGCGCAACAGAGTAGCCAGTAGATCCGGCTGCCCCAGCCACACGGGGCATTGAGCGGCATAATCGGCCAGTTCGGCCGAGTTGCCACTGGTCAAGACCTCAAGCGCCGGTGCCGCTTCGCGCAGCAAGCGAGCGTAAAGGGCATGATCCTGTTCAGCGATCAAAACACGCATGGTTTACAACCTTGGCAGAAACAACGAAGGCCGCCAGGCCCGGTGGCTTGGCGGCATTACAGCGGCTGGACTCAAATCGGGTCGTTGCGACGCAACAACTCTTCGGGCAGGTGTTCGATGTACTCATCTTCGACGGGTGGCATCTGCAGGTGATACCCCTGCTGCTCCAGGTTTTCCAGGACCTTGGTGATGTCTTCACGGGCCAATTGGCGCTCTGGGGTGAGTACCAGGTCGAAGGCATGCACCGGCTTGCCAAAGAACGGCAACAAGGCTTCCGGAACGCGCTCCAGGCCATCGGCCTTGAGCAGATAGAGGTACATTTCGTTCTTGCGTGGGCTCTTGTAGATCGAGCAGATACGTTTCATTGCGGTTCTCCAGCGCTGGCCAGACAGTCAAGCAGCGCTTGCCCCATCCGCTCACGGCGCCAGCCGCGCAACGAATCGGGAAGTTGATAAGGTCCTGAGGGGTAGCCGCTCTTGAGCAGCAACTCGAGGACTTTCTTGCGCAGCATCAGTTCCGGCGCAATGTTCAGGCGTTCACCCTCGGCCTGGCCAATGGCACGCAGCTTCTTGAGTAATGCCGAAGCCTCGATTGGCAGTGGCTCGGGTACCGCCGGGGGCCATTGCTCGGGGGGCAGGCTTGCAGCCTTCTTGATCAGATCGAGCAAAAACTCGCCATCCTGACGAATGGTACGCGGGTGCATGTCCTCGATCTTCGCCAGTGCCGACAACGAGTCGGGCTGGGTCTTGGCCATCGGCCACAGGGCGTTTTCACGCAGGATGCGATTACGCGGCAGATCGCGGGCCCGTGCTTCACGCTCGCGCCAGGCGCACAGATCGCGTAACACGGCCAACTGAGCACGAGAGAGTTTCCAGGCAAGCTTGGCGTCGCGGTACAGCTCGTTGGGGTCGATTTCCCGACGCAACTGCGCCACCAGCTCGGCACCGTCTTCGAGTACCCAGGCGTTTTTCTCGTCCGACAACTGCGGACGCAGACGTTCGTACAGCTCGGCCAGGTGCACCGCATCTTCAGCGGCGTAGCTGACCTGGGTTTCCGACAGCGGACGCTGCAACCAGTCAGAACGGGTTTCGCCCTTGGGCAGCTCTATGCCAAGAACTTCCTGGACCAGACGCGAGTAGCCCATGGAAAAGCCCAGGTTCAGGTAACCCGCAGCCAGTTGGGTGTCAAACAGCGGTGCCGGCAGGCTGCCGGTCAGGCGCGAAAGCACTTCGAGATCTTCGCTGCAGGCATGCAGCACCTTGATGACTTGAGTGTCTTCAAGCAATTGGGCCAGCGGCTGCCAGTTATTGACCCGCAACGGATCGATCAAAAAGGCACGCGCCCCGTCGCCGACCTGGATCAACCCGGCAATTGGATAAAAGGTATCGACCCGCATGAACTCGGTATCGACTGCCACGAAGGGTAGCTTGCGCCACTGCTGGCAATGTTCGGCCAGGCTGGCGTCGTCGCAAATCCAGTGTATTTCGATGGCCACAAGGCTCTCCCACAAACAATGGCGCGCAGTATATACGGCGCAGGCCATTGCCGGGAGACCGCTCGACCGCTATCCCTGCCTGGCCCGAGGGTTGTTTTAGTGCTGTGCAAGCGTCGGCCGGCAGCTGGCAAACATATCCAGTTGCGGGTCGTAGAGGGCGGTGCGTACGTGCAACAGCCCCAGCATCGAGTGAAACAGGTTGTCCTGGCTCAGGGGCTCATCACGCATCTTGTTCAGGCAGTTGGTATCGACGTCATAGTCCTTGCCATAGCTGTCGGAAAACCAGGCCAGCATTGGCACATGCTTTTGTTGCTCCGGAGCCAATACATAGGGGGTACCGTGCAAGAACAAGTTGTACTCACCTAGCGACTCGCCATGGTCGGAGAGATAAAGCATGGCGGTGTCGACCGTGCCTTGCTTGCTGCGCAAGATGTCGATCAGCGATGCCAATACATGGTCGGTGTACACCAGGGTGTTGTCATAGGCATTGATAATGCTCTGTTCACTGCACTGGTTTAACGCATTGCTCGGGCAGACCGGCGTAAAGCGCTCATATTGCATGGGGTAACGCTTGAAGTATTCCGGGCCATGACTGCCCATCTGGTGCAATACCAAGACGGTGTCCTGCTGCAGGTTGTCGATCATCGATGCCAAGCCTTGCAACAGGATCTCGTCGTGACATTCGCTATTGGTGCACAGCACCGGGTCCTTGGCATTACTCACATCTTCGAACTGGACACGGTCGCAGGTACCTTTGCAACCGGACTGGTTGTCACGCCAGCGAACACTCAAACCCGCGCGTTGCAGCACATCGAGCAAACCTTCCTGATTCTTGGCCTTGCTAGCCTGGTAGTCCTTGCGGCTGAGCCCGGAAAACATGCAGGGCACTGATACTGCCGTCTCGGTTCCGCAGGAATGAACATCACTGAAGACGATCAGCCCGGCCTCTTTACTCAGTTGCGGGGTAGTTTCACGGTCATAGCCGAGCAACTCGAAGTTCTGCGCCCGAGCGCTTTCACCAACCACCAGCACTGTCAGAGACTTGCGCTCATGCTTCCACAACGGATCACGCTTGGCGTCTTCGCCGATCTTGGCAAAGGGCTTGGCCGCAGTGCCGATACGCTCCTTTACATAGCCCATGGAAGCACCCACCACATTGCTCGGCACAACCATCAGGCGAATCTCATGATGGTTGCGAAACAGTGAGGCCAGGCCTTGGTAGTTGAG is a window of Pseudomonas sp. DG56-2 DNA encoding:
- the rnd gene encoding ribonuclease D produces the protein MAIEIHWICDDASLAEHCQQWRKLPFVAVDTEFMRVDTFYPIAGLIQVGDGARAFLIDPLRVNNWQPLAQLLEDTQVIKVLHACSEDLEVLSRLTGSLPAPLFDTQLAAGYLNLGFSMGYSRLVQEVLGIELPKGETRSDWLQRPLSETQVSYAAEDAVHLAELYERLRPQLSDEKNAWVLEDGAELVAQLRREIDPNELYRDAKLAWKLSRAQLAVLRDLCAWREREARARDLPRNRILRENALWPMAKTQPDSLSALAKIEDMHPRTIRQDGEFLLDLIKKAASLPPEQWPPAVPEPLPIEASALLKKLRAIGQAEGERLNIAPELMLRKKVLELLLKSGYPSGPYQLPDSLRGWRRERMGQALLDCLASAGEPQ
- a CDS encoding phosphoethanolamine transferase; the protein is MKIKPLRAEWVTLLASLYLLIAFNPVLWQYLSSVIEPGVSGVFLRLAFAVLIFCAFNLLLTFVAFKGVLKPVLITLLFVGAGAAYFMNQYGVLIDVGMLRNTMETNATEVRDLLSIKLGLYILLLAVVPALLLYKTPVNYRVWYRELFAKLISSVACIALIGMVALLNYQGLASLFRNHHEIRLMVVPSNVVGASMGYVKERIGTAAKPFAKIGEDAKRDPLWKHERKSLTVLVVGESARAQNFELLGYDRETTPQLSKEAGLIVFSDVHSCGTETAVSVPCMFSGLSRKDYQASKAKNQEGLLDVLQRAGLSVRWRDNQSGCKGTCDRVQFEDVSNAKDPVLCTNSECHDEILLQGLASMIDNLQQDTVLVLHQMGSHGPEYFKRYPMQYERFTPVCPSNALNQCSEQSIINAYDNTLVYTDHVLASLIDILRSKQGTVDTAMLYLSDHGESLGEYNLFLHGTPYVLAPEQQKHVPMLAWFSDSYGKDYDVDTNCLNKMRDEPLSQDNLFHSMLGLLHVRTALYDPQLDMFASCRPTLAQH
- a CDS encoding YcgL domain-containing protein; this translates as MKRICSIYKSPRKNEMYLYLLKADGLERVPEALLPFFGKPVHAFDLVLTPERQLAREDITKVLENLEQQGYHLQMPPVEDEYIEHLPEELLRRNDPI